A stretch of Bordetella genomosp. 13 DNA encodes these proteins:
- the acnB gene encoding bifunctional aconitate hydratase 2/2-methylisocitrate dehydratase yields the protein MLETYRKHVAERAALGIPPLPLSAQQTADLIELLKNPPAGEEQNLLGLLTHRVPAGVDDAAKVKASYLAAIALGTESCALISRAKATELLGTMLGGYNIGPLVQLLDDAEVGTVAADALKKTLLMFDAFHDVKEKADKGNANARAVMQSWADGEWFTDRPELPQSLTITVFKVPGETNTDDLSPAPDATTRPDIPMHALAMLKNKREGAAFQPEEDGKRGPVQFIQDLKKKGHLVAYVGDVVGTGSSRKSATNSVLWFTGEDIPFVPNKRFGGVCLGGKIAPIFYNTMEDAGALPIEVDVSKMEMGDVIELRPYEGKALKNGEVISTFEVKSDVLFDEVRAGGRIPLIIGRGLTAKAREALGLPPSTLFRLPKDPADTGRGYTLAQKMVGRACGLPEGKGVRPGTYCEPRMTSVGSQDTTGPMTRDELKDLACLGFSADLVMQSFCHTAAYPKPVDVKTHHTLPQFISTRGGISLRPGDGVIHSWLNRMLLPDTVGTGGDSHTRFPIGISFPAGSGLVAFAAATGVMPLDMPESVLVRFKGKMQPGVTLRDLVNAIPLYAIKQGLLTVAKQGKKNVFSGRILEIEGLPDLKVEQAFELSDASAERSAAGCTVHLNKEPIIEYINSNIVMLKWMIANGYEDERSLGRRIKAMEAWLADPQLLQPDADAEYAAVIEIDLADIHEPIVACPNDPDDVKTLSDVAGAKIDEVFIGSCMTNIGHFRAASKLLEGKRDIPVKLWVAPPTKMDAQQLTEEGHYGVFGTAGARTEMPGCSLCMGNQAQVREGATVMSTSTRNFPNRLGKNTNVYLGSAELAAICSRLGRIPTKDEYMADMGVINKSGDQIYQYLNFDKIADYKDVADVIEV from the coding sequence ATGCTGGAAACCTATCGCAAACACGTGGCGGAACGCGCCGCGCTGGGCATTCCTCCCCTTCCCCTCTCGGCCCAACAGACCGCGGACCTGATCGAGCTGTTGAAGAATCCGCCCGCCGGCGAAGAGCAGAACCTGCTGGGATTGCTGACCCACCGCGTGCCGGCTGGCGTGGACGACGCCGCCAAGGTCAAGGCTTCGTACCTGGCCGCCATCGCGCTGGGCACGGAATCGTGTGCGCTGATCAGCCGCGCCAAGGCCACCGAGCTGCTGGGCACGATGTTGGGCGGCTACAACATCGGACCGCTGGTGCAGCTGCTGGACGATGCCGAAGTGGGCACCGTGGCGGCCGACGCGCTGAAGAAGACTCTGCTCATGTTCGACGCTTTCCACGACGTGAAGGAGAAGGCGGACAAGGGCAACGCCAATGCGCGCGCCGTGATGCAGAGCTGGGCCGATGGCGAGTGGTTCACCGATCGTCCCGAACTGCCGCAGAGCCTGACCATTACGGTCTTCAAGGTGCCCGGCGAGACTAACACCGACGACCTGTCGCCCGCTCCCGACGCCACCACGCGCCCCGACATCCCGATGCACGCGTTGGCCATGCTGAAGAACAAGCGCGAAGGCGCGGCGTTCCAGCCCGAGGAAGACGGCAAGCGCGGTCCGGTGCAGTTCATCCAGGACCTGAAGAAAAAAGGCCACCTGGTCGCCTACGTGGGCGACGTGGTCGGCACGGGTTCGTCGCGCAAGTCGGCGACCAACTCGGTGCTGTGGTTCACGGGCGAGGACATTCCCTTCGTGCCCAACAAGCGCTTCGGCGGCGTGTGCCTGGGCGGCAAGATCGCCCCGATCTTCTACAACACCATGGAAGACGCCGGCGCGCTGCCCATCGAAGTGGACGTGTCCAAGATGGAAATGGGCGACGTCATCGAGCTGCGTCCCTATGAAGGCAAGGCCCTGAAGAACGGCGAAGTCATCTCGACCTTCGAAGTGAAGTCCGACGTGCTGTTCGACGAAGTGCGCGCCGGCGGCCGCATTCCGCTGATCATCGGCCGCGGCCTGACCGCCAAGGCCCGCGAGGCGCTGGGCCTGCCGCCCTCGACGCTGTTCCGCCTGCCCAAGGACCCGGCCGACACCGGCCGCGGCTACACGCTGGCCCAGAAGATGGTCGGCCGCGCCTGCGGCCTGCCCGAAGGCAAGGGCGTGCGCCCGGGCACCTACTGCGAACCGCGCATGACCTCGGTGGGCAGCCAGGACACCACCGGCCCCATGACCCGCGACGAGCTGAAGGACCTGGCCTGCCTGGGCTTCTCGGCCGACCTGGTGATGCAGTCGTTCTGCCACACCGCCGCCTATCCCAAGCCAGTGGACGTGAAGACGCACCACACGCTGCCCCAGTTCATCAGCACGCGTGGCGGCATCTCGCTGCGCCCGGGCGACGGCGTGATCCACTCGTGGCTCAACCGCATGCTGCTGCCCGACACAGTTGGCACCGGCGGCGACTCGCACACCCGCTTCCCCATCGGCATCTCGTTCCCCGCGGGCTCGGGCCTGGTGGCCTTCGCCGCCGCCACGGGCGTGATGCCGCTGGACATGCCGGAGTCGGTGCTGGTGCGCTTCAAGGGCAAGATGCAGCCCGGCGTCACGCTGCGCGACCTGGTCAACGCCATTCCGCTGTACGCCATCAAGCAGGGCCTGCTGACGGTTGCCAAGCAAGGCAAGAAGAACGTGTTCTCGGGCCGCATCCTGGAGATCGAAGGCCTGCCCGACCTGAAGGTGGAACAGGCGTTCGAGCTGTCCGACGCCTCGGCCGAGCGCTCGGCCGCCGGCTGCACGGTGCACCTGAACAAGGAACCGATCATCGAATACATCAACAGCAACATCGTGATGCTGAAGTGGATGATCGCCAACGGCTATGAAGACGAGCGCTCGCTGGGCCGCCGCATCAAGGCCATGGAAGCCTGGCTGGCCGATCCCCAGCTGCTGCAACCCGATGCCGACGCCGAGTACGCCGCCGTCATCGAGATCGACCTGGCCGACATCCACGAACCCATCGTGGCCTGCCCCAACGATCCCGACGACGTGAAGACCCTGTCGGACGTGGCCGGCGCCAAGATCGACGAAGTGTTCATCGGCAGCTGCATGACCAACATCGGCCACTTCCGCGCGGCGTCGAAGCTGCTGGAAGGCAAGCGCGACATCCCCGTCAAGCTGTGGGTAGCGCCGCCCACCAAGATGGATGCGCAGCAACTGACCGAGGAAGGCCACTACGGCGTGTTCGGCACGGCGGGCGCGCGCACCGAGATGCCGGGCTGCTCGCTGTGCATGGGCAACCAGGCGCAGGTGCGCGAAGGCGCGACGGTGATGTCCACCAGCACCCGCAACTTCCCGAACCGCCTGGGCAAGAACACCAACGTGTACCTGGGTTCGGCCGAACTGGCCGCCATCTGCTCGCGCCTGGGCCGCATCCCGACCAAGGACGAGTACATGGCCGACATGGGCGTCATCAACAAGAGCGGCGACCAGATCTACCAGTACCTGAACTTCGACAAGATCGCCGACTACAAGGACGTGGCGGACGTGATCGAGGTGTAA
- a CDS encoding S-layer protein encodes MTLQYGLSQLRRALLPALLACTTLLSACGSDDDDDKPAPPASEQPAPETPPENTPEPEPVETGAWSKGDLHVHTYQSDDAQVSLEHALDQAFDRYELDWASISNHLRTSTRDHTGATIAGGPIAFSRGMAEYEVPFIKQQQDLGRYEGKIIFSSFEWDMPTHDHVNIGIGVNDPMSAESLEAVAEFEYLFTNRAPALFDPVLVDRLSGETRAYTTHADALTALAWLRDNHPDSYMLLNHPLRYVGRYSAENVREMHDLAPDQFFTIEGMVGNQMEPDRGGYVAPARTYGGADPMVAQLGGIWDSLLGEGRRIWTVADSDYHFRTRLGLYSSGYAPGEYSKTYVHKDGDDMAAVVAGLKSGRVFGVFGDLIDALDFSATSAAGTAQMGGELQAAAGEEVEVTIRFRSPERNNYEYPIESGNPTYVKPTVDHVDLIVGDVGERAEAGTPEYAAATNPSTRVLARFDRDDWTVDEEGYNVIKYRMTVSGNQYLRLRGTNLGVDVANEMADGEPLADETINFADNVARFNAINARNYNDLWFYSNPVFVTVAN; translated from the coding sequence ATGACATTGCAGTACGGCCTAAGCCAGCTTCGCCGGGCACTCCTGCCCGCCCTCCTCGCCTGCACAACCCTGCTGTCGGCATGCGGCAGCGACGACGATGACGACAAGCCGGCGCCGCCCGCTTCGGAACAGCCCGCTCCTGAAACGCCGCCGGAGAACACGCCCGAGCCCGAGCCCGTCGAGACCGGAGCCTGGAGCAAGGGCGACCTGCACGTGCACACTTATCAGTCGGACGACGCACAGGTGAGCCTGGAACATGCACTGGATCAGGCCTTCGATCGCTATGAACTGGACTGGGCGTCCATCTCGAATCACCTGCGTACGTCGACCCGCGACCATACCGGCGCCACCATCGCCGGCGGCCCGATCGCCTTTTCGCGCGGCATGGCCGAGTACGAAGTACCGTTCATCAAGCAGCAGCAAGATCTCGGCCGGTACGAAGGCAAGATCATCTTCTCGTCCTTCGAATGGGACATGCCGACGCATGACCACGTCAACATCGGCATCGGCGTAAATGATCCGATGTCGGCCGAATCGCTGGAGGCGGTGGCGGAGTTCGAATATCTGTTCACCAATCGCGCCCCCGCCCTGTTCGACCCCGTGCTGGTCGATCGCCTCAGCGGCGAGACGCGCGCCTATACCACGCATGCCGACGCGCTGACCGCGCTCGCCTGGCTGCGCGACAACCATCCCGACAGCTACATGCTGCTGAACCATCCACTGCGCTATGTGGGCCGCTATAGCGCCGAGAACGTGCGCGAGATGCATGACCTGGCGCCCGACCAGTTCTTCACCATCGAAGGCATGGTGGGCAACCAGATGGAACCCGATCGTGGCGGCTACGTGGCGCCGGCGCGCACTTATGGCGGCGCGGACCCCATGGTCGCGCAACTGGGCGGCATCTGGGACTCGCTGCTGGGCGAAGGCCGCCGCATCTGGACGGTGGCGGACTCCGACTATCACTTCCGCACCCGCCTGGGCCTGTACAGCAGCGGCTACGCCCCCGGCGAGTACTCGAAGACCTACGTACACAAGGACGGCGACGACATGGCGGCCGTGGTGGCGGGGCTGAAGAGCGGCCGCGTGTTCGGCGTGTTCGGCGACCTGATCGACGCGCTGGACTTCTCCGCCACCAGCGCGGCCGGCACCGCCCAGATGGGCGGTGAACTGCAGGCCGCTGCCGGCGAGGAAGTCGAAGTCACCATCCGCTTCCGCAGCCCCGAGCGCAACAACTACGAGTACCCGATCGAAAGCGGCAACCCGACGTACGTGAAGCCGACGGTCGATCACGTGGACCTGATCGTGGGTGACGTGGGCGAACGCGCCGAAGCCGGCACGCCCGAGTATGCCGCCGCCACGAATCCTTCGACCCGAGTGCTGGCGCGCTTCGACCGCGACGACTGGACCGTGGACGAGGAAGGCTACAACGTCATCAAGTACCGCATGACGGTCTCGGGCAATCAATACCTGCGCCTGCGCGGCACGAACCTGGGCGTGGACGTCGCCAACGAGATGGCCGACGGCGAGCCGCTGGCCGACGAGACCATCAACTTCGCCGACAACGTCGCGCGTTTCAACGCGATCAACGCTCGGAACTACAACGACCTGTGGTTCTACTCGAATCCGGTGTTCGTGACGGTAGCGAACTAA